The Cucurbita pepo subsp. pepo cultivar mu-cu-16 unplaced genomic scaffold, ASM280686v2 Cp4.1_scaffold002466, whole genome shotgun sequence sequence AGGTCCGACCTTTCCctcaaatcatcaatgaaTCGAAGAGCTAGCCATCGGCCAAAAGTGGAGGCGACCTGAAGAAGTCTCCGAAGAACAAGGAGCGGCTTCCTCCGATAAATAGCGGCAATCTTGGAGACGCTGTAATCTTCCAAGGACTCAGCCTCCCGTGCGGTTAGACGGAAGAGGTAACCAGAGTTCTGAGTGAAGGAATCGAGGGCGGTGGTTGGATTGAGAGCATATGGGCGGAAATGGAAGATCCGGCGGGGAGGGGGGTGAAATTGAAGCAGAGGACGGGGGCTGGATTCAAGAATGGAAAAAcacgaggaagaagatgaaggcagagaaggaagaagcaaCATTGTTGCGGGAAATGGAGAGGGAT is a genomic window containing:
- the LOC111786694 gene encoding uncharacterized aarF domain-containing protein kinase At1g71810, chloroplastic-like, coding for MLLLPSLPSSSSSCFSILESSPRPLLQFHPPPRRIFHFRPYALNPTTALDSFTQNSGYLFRLTAREAESLEDYSVSKIAAIYRRKPLLVLRRLLQVASTFGRWLALRFIDDLRERSDLMFEVRAAELRNILVELGPAYIKIAQAISSRPDLIPPSYLDELSFLQDQIAPFSSELAFNTIERELNIPLDELFSEISPQPTAAASLGQVFIYQHCCVVFR